CTTTACCTCTCAATGTGGGACTTTCGAATCTAGATGGGCTTCAATGTGGTATCGGATATCGggtggaaaaaaaaagtaatttatatttatttaatcgttttgaaaaataaattaaatgatattaaattttattagtacttaaagataataattaattagattttgGATCTATATTAGGTGGGCGAATGAGAGAGCGATGACggcaaacaaaataaaaaatcacgCGGTTTAGAAAAGCTCGGAAAACGACAAGAAATTGTGTTTGTCATTTAAATttgtcaataatttttttaatttaaatatttaaattataacatatttaaatatatgataaattatttatatgagATATCTTAGattttaattttggaaaaataattatacgTATTCTCaaatgttcatttattttattataaaaataaaaagctaACTTAATTacctattatatataataataaactgattattttatcttttatgtctcacattagttttttttctctttatcttGGATTAATAAGTGATATTCCTCTAAAgtttttcaatgaaaaatatctactaaaaatattttatcatctGATTATATGCTCAATTTTAATAAGCTAAATTTAACGgtctaaataaaatttgtcGAAAAAGTTAAAAGGAATATCAGTTATTAACCCTgggtagaaagaaaaaaactaatatgaaacataaagataaaataatcattagaTAATTGGGACTCTAAACTTTTGttttatattctattttgttcctattttgttaaatttttcataaagaTATTCTCAATCATctccaataataattttatttccttCCTTTATACTTTACCAAAATATTTATCCTCtttgcttttactttttttttcctattttgtattttcaaagAAGGATTAAAACTTGCTAACTGGTTAATTCATTACTTAATTTCAATAATGGCATGaaatattcatttcatttaCTGATTTAACAACTAAATATGGCATGCAAaagcatttttaaaaattcatttttcaaattaacgtgattcataaatttatttttctcatccAATTTACTCTAGCATGACTTTTAAATTGTATTTCATTTTCATACTTGATTTTAATGCAAGATCTAACATAAATAGTTTTCTATCTTAACATAATAAGGATAATATTGTGTACCGTACGCATTATCTTTTGAATACAccacttataaaattatattgaatatatgTGTTGAtgtaaaagtttttaaatttgtaCTAACAAAATTAAAGACGTAAAACACATTTAGCTTACGGGAAAATAGATACTTCTATTTTATATGACATAAGACAAAATCAGTAAATAATTTAAAGtatatatcttatttttaaaatggataaGGATAATTTCTAGAAGGTCATACAAATCTTGTAAATTTACTAGTAGCTTCCACTCCAATGAGAAAAAAGATTTATGTTCACATGAggaatttttattatatatatttttttggtgcTTAGTTGCTAAGTTAAGACTCTTTTTTATACACTTGTGAGGTGTGACGTGGAATAAACACGTGTTATTTATGTGTTGTCACATGAAACAACAAGGTTGATGTGGTATGGGCCTTTTAAATTAGGTGGCTTTGTTTTTTCggaaaaaaatgacataataatactttttattttttccccaGTTTTTTCGTAAAATTGTTTCAACCAAAtgtcattaaaaaaaagtatttttatttaatttttgcaaaaaatggaaaattacaTCTTCAAATTGGTAAGTCAAAAAttctaaaagtaaaaataaaaaggtttgGAGAAAAATTCCAACaatttgaaaagataaaaaggaGGGGAAATTTTTGTCTAGCAttcaaatttatgaaaaatagtgAGAGTTTACTTGATTTCGTAGCAATATTTTAGCTCCATAACAGAGTGGAAAACACAATATGAAATACATTGTATATCTTATacattataagtgtataagtgtgtatataatttttatgtagcGCAATATATTATATCCCCGCACAAAATAATAGtacaatatattatatttatatgctTTATAAGTGTATCTGCACATGATTGTATCCTTGTGTATCTCCACATGATATACATTATATATGTCTATTTGTATTCACCCGCTTAATAAGTATATCCACACATCTAATAATATCCTTGTGTATATGTTGTAAAACTCTAAACAAACGTTATATCattaaaaaagaacaagaatttttttttcgcAAAAATCGTAAAATTTCATTGCAAATAGTCTCAAAAAGgaataaaatgttttccaaaaaatagttccaacaatttgaaaagaaataagaagGACGTCTTTTGGGCTTTGGTTAATGGGCCCACTAGTTTGGACCTAGACCCGTTTGATCTCTGGGCCTGTTCGCCTCTTCAACACCGATGAGTGATGACCATATGCATGGGTTTCtatttagggaaaattgtatgaactaacaaattattaattcaaattaaatgttatagtcatagttcattttatttttaattcaagcaaacatcccatttttttgtAATCTGGTTCGGTAtataattagtcattttcggtatacaattactcattcggtatacaaatgtataaaatacgtttgtgtttgtataaagtgagagaaaagtgcatatacaaatacaaatacatatattttcgttctatacacttataattatacaaatacaaatcgtattatacaaattacaatgtataaatgaatttacaCAAAAccgaacaatttgtataaaattggatgtatctagcaaattatacaaatcaaaagttccataacaaatataaattttgctatggagtgcaattatgcaaactatagctataacatacaaatatgatttttatgtttgctatatgtgaaaattgATCATTTATTTATGACGGGTCATCTGTCTCTACATGATAAGGAATAATAATCTCGagataattaatttcatattcaaTTCATGTTATAACTTTGTTTGTTTCATCTTTCCTACAAAATCGACTTATAGTAAACGGTCAGTACATAAGTTAAATTTGATTAACAAATGTCATGTTTTGCTAAGTTATTTTGTTATTGAAGGATCTCTTGTTAAGTTATTTTCATGTCTACTTTTActatcctattttttttttatttgtttaaatattaATCCACTTATGACCAAAAAGACCTAATTAATAAGAATTTtgctaaatataataattatcttAGACGATTTTCAcgtcaaaataaaaaaggaaaatgttgAGTCTTATAATGCATACACAAATTCATATAATACCCATGACGTAATTTAAAAGACATTATCGttgcaaagaagaagaagtctcaAATTAATTTCATTAAATAAGTCATATATAGAAGATGGCATATCTGACAAAATCATTGGTGGGTGGGGGACCTGTCAAATAGTCAATGCCTTGGAAAactattttatcaaatattCAATCTAATTAAACAGAAACTTAATCTATTATGGGATATTtttatcttcaattttcttttctttatactttCAAAAACCTGTAAAATCTGATGACTCCTCACctctatttaattttctatcgTGTGGTATTCGAGTCAGATTATATCACGTGATATTCAAATCATATTGTAAATATACTTTTATTGTTTCACTTAATATCAAGATGTGAAATCAGTCATTAATGTTTATGTCGAGATAGACGGTTAACATCACACCCTTCCGAAATGAGACCGGTCCATGATCCTGCATATGTGGGGTCCCAAATGGTCCTTTTATGCAATGAAAAGTTGGCAAACCTTGAAATTTTTTCTCATTGAATGAGGAAATAGACAGGCAATTGCTCCATTTGACTTTAATATTAGAAGATCTTAAATCACGATTAATCGACTTTtataccaacaaaaaaaaaactcaaactaGTTGTGGATATACGCAGATCCACCTTAGGAGAAAAGAGGTCTGGTgtacattttttttgaaaaattatgtgaTATATAGAAATTAAATGTTAGTTATTATGAAGACATATTTAATTTTGCACACCCTTAATacaatagagaaaaaaatgtattttttcacCAAATTCCTAATTCCGCGATCGATTGCAAATGCATTAGTCATACACATGATTGTACCTTACAGCTACAcacattttaaaaaacattaaaaataaaattttatatatataatagtttttctttttccaaaaaaaaaaagaaagaaaaaagaggaagaaaatcCAAATATAgtttgcttctagaaacccatcatttgttttaaatgaactttttattatttttgtgcaTACACTACGTGTGGGAATGATTTAGGGAATCCAAAACAACTCTAGCAATAACATAATGAAGGCAAATATTTAATGTTGATCGATTCAAAATATGATTTAATCAATATAGTAAGGTACTCAACCTTTTGGAATTGCgaatatgaaattcaaaaacGTTATATTATTCATAATTAGTTTGatataaatacttaatataCTTAAATGTTTACCTTgttcattaatatatatattacaggACAAATAACATTATAATTATTCGATATTTAATATCTACGCTTAAAAAATGAATACTAAagtcattaattgattttaataaaagaaGTAGTTGAGTGTTTAGGAAGGCCTCCAAAGAAGATACTTTACTATTGAATGCTCCTAGTCTACAAGTTGTTCATAGTAgtaaatttttctttattaaaaaactaGGTAAATtacaagttttatattttctttattaaaaagcAATATAGATTCTAATACAAACATCAATAGTTACTCCAAAACTCTTCTTTTTAAAGATAATAAAAACTCAGTAAGTGTGATATCTACGATGACTTCTACCTGTTTTCAAATCAGATggtatataaaaattatatttaaattatatttataggTAGAAGATACGTCTTATCTGATGAAATAgggaagaattgaaattttaGATCAATCCAAAAACAAATTGGAAGAATCCAAGGTCTTGGGGTCAGCGATCTGCCAACCACATTTAATTTAAGGGAAAATAGATctctcgttatgaaagtgactcatatatacaaATGACTTATGTATACTCTTTTCCTCCaacgaaagtgaaaaaatagggACAGATGGAATATGAACTAGAGGAAGGGGtatcttatatttattattttataaataaacatgTAATAAGCTAAAATGACATTTATTTTGGTACAGAGGTAAGGAAGTACTCATTGTTGTGACTATAAACAAGTACACCAAACACCCCTTTAATGTCACATTTCTTGTTTGGTCTTGTGAATTTAAGTCTGCAACTGTCACAAAAAGTATACTACTACTATATTAATGGGTTGCATTTATcgccatttttttttaatactatttTCTTGCTTAGcaaatattactatatttagGCGGATTCTCCAAATCCCATGtgcaattaaaattataaacttTGTTATTTACTCCATTTTCTTGGATCTCTCTATGACTTGTCTTTTTCTAATTTCCTATATATCTACCAACATGTTATGTtgaattaaaaggaaaaaaaacaagaagattTAGTTTTTTTGTGTTTGAGAAAATGAGTAGTATTACTTATTCTAATTTGATATTGAAGAAGAGAGAATCAAGAATCAATGGTGGATCTCATTTACAATATAATGGACTTAGAGCTATTGAAACTGTGAAATTGACAGCAAACTCTGCTTCTTGTAAGCCAAAAGGTATTATATGatattcttgattattatttttttatggtatATTAGTAGACAGAAGAGACAgattcaagatttgaagttACGAGTTTGGAAATGAGTGTGATGTTTGTATGTTAAATGtacattttaagttttttttttagatgtatGTATAGTTCGAGTTGAAAGTAATAGATTCAGTTGAGCACACAAAATCCGGTCTTTGTTTGTAGGACTGGATACGTAGGAaaatcttagtagctcagttggttaGTTTAGTTACTGAATCCCACCTTGTTAATGAAAGTTTGATTCTTCACCTTATAAAAATGGAGTATGATATTTGCCTAACTCTGTGGAGAAAATGTGGGAATATGATGTATGTGTATCGGAAACAACGTCTCTACCTTAGACAAGGTTGGGGTAAGATCTGCGTACACTTCATCCTCGACAAATCCTACTTGTGGGATCATActaaatatgttgttgttgttaatgatGTTTCTTTGAATATACTGCtggatcttttagtgatttACTGTTTCTGAATACACTGTGTGGGACTTGTCACGTGTTCGAGCTGTGGAATCAGCCACTGATGCTTGTATCAGAATAGGCTGTCTACATTGCACCCTTTGGAGTGAGGCTCTTCACCGAGCCCTGCGTGAACGTGGGATCCTTCACCCCTTTGGTTTTACTGATGATATCTTTCCCTTGCATTTGTATTTCCAGTCTATTAACTTTCGTTCTGATAATAGTTCATGAATAATGTAACTTCATTTCTCACCTGGATGTTTGTTTTGGGTGTGTTCGATACAAAGGAAAATGTTATCTTAaaagtatttgtatataatctgGACAGATACTATGAGAGGTGGGAGTGGAGTAGCGGTGTGAGGTGGTGGGGATGGGGCTACGGGTGCGGGGTGGGGTGTTGGAAGGTGGGGAGGACACAACAGTGTAGAATGTCACTTGTGAAACTTGTTTCCTCTACTTCTACTTGTCGAACACACCCTTTGTGTTGATGTTGGATTTTTCTTATTATCATAGTGTTATGCTTCTTACTTCTTAGTTTTCCGTTTTATTATGAGAATAAACATTGTGGCAAAGTTTGGTTTGTTCCAATGTTCTATGATTTTATCGCGAATGATTCTAATCTACTGAGATGTTTTATCATAGCTGTAAAATGTGGAAGAATCAGAGCCATGGCTTCTCCAGCTGTTTCAGCTCCCAAGAGAGAGACGGACCCGAAGAAAAGGGTTGTCATAACCGGAATGGGACTTGTTTCAGTCTTTGGAAGTGATATCGACAATTTTTACAACAAACTTCTTGAGGGACAGAGTGGAATCAGTTTAATAGACTCTTTTGATGCCTCAAATTACTCAGTTAGGTTCGCGGGACAGATTCGTGATTTCTCTTCCGAAGGTTACATAGATGGAAAGAATGATCGTCGTTTAGATAACTGCTGGAGATACTGTCTCGTTGCTGGAAAGAGAGCCCTTGACGATGCTAACCTTGGCCAACAAGTTCTTGAAACTGTGAGTTTATTTATTGGTAGTAAGAAAAATTTGAGCTGTAAATGATCAAAAGCATAaaatgtgacttgaatttgtgtGTTGCAGATGGACAAAACGAGGATCGGTGTCTTGGTTGGGTCGGGGATGGGAGGTGTAAAGGTTTTCAGTGACGGGGTGGAAGCGTTGTTGCAAAGAGGATACAAGAAAATGAGTCCATTTTTCATTCCTTACTCAATCACTAACATGGGATCAGCATTGTTGGCTATAGAAACCGGACTAATGGGACCGAATTACTCCATTTCAACGGCTTGTGCAACTGCCAATCACAGCTTCTGTGCCGCTGCAAATCATATAAGAAGGGGTGATGCAGATATTATGGTAGCAGGTGGCACGGAAGCTGGGGTTACAGCTACTAGTGTTGGTGGCTTCATAGCTTGTCGGGCCTTGTCTCAAAGAAATGATGATTATGAAAAGGCTTCAAGGCCATGGGACACGAATCGTGATGGATTTGTCATTGGTGAAGGCTCTGGTATCCTGGTATACAGATCAATTCGactactttttcttttgcttcgACTCTTATCTTATGTCATTTGTTCAAAATCATCGGTTAGTGACTTGATTGAATTATTTCCACACAAACAGGTCATGGAAAGTTTGGAGCACGCGTTGAAAAGAGGTGCTAATATCATCGCAGAGTACTTGGGAGGAGCAGTTACTTGTGATGCTCATCACATGACCGATCCTCGCCCTGATGGACTTGGAGTTTCATCTTGCATTACCAAGGGTTTGTTAGATGCCAGAATTTCTCCAGAAGAGGTAACACTGTTCGTTCATTTTCAGATCGAAAATGTGATAAACTATGTATACTGTTATAATACATATTGTTATATTAACTCTGAATAGGTGAACTATATAAATGCTCATGCAACATCAACTCTTGCTGGAGATTTGGCTGAGGTCAATGCCATCAAGAAGGTCTTCAAAGATACCTCAGAAATCAAAATGAACGGGACAAAGGTGAAAACAACGTTTATCTTCCTTACGATGACTAACTACATAACTATCATATAAATGTTAGTCTATTCTACCAATAGACTCGAAATTCATTTCAAACTAGAACGAAAACAAAACAATCTGTTCTTCTTACAAGACCTATATACTATCGTTAGCTGGTTTAAACGTTATTCTGCTGTTATTTGAAGCTCATTTGATTCGTATATTTGAATGGCAACGAGTACTTAAGTACTGAATCAAGTTATGTTTTCTGTTGTTACTTATTAGTCAATGATCGGTCATGGGCTTGGGGCTGCTGGTGGAATTGAAGCCATTGCAACCATCAAGGCAATCAAAACAGGATGGCTTCATCCAACCATCAATCAATATGTACTACTCACAAACTTCTCTGTTTTAACACGTTCTGATTCTCCGATATCTCAACTGTTCTTTAACCATTCCGAGACTTATTTCACTCTTCTTCGTGTGCAGGAATTAGAACCCCAGGTCACGATTGACACCGTTCCAAATGTGAAGAAACAACATGAAGTGAATGTTGGTATGTCTGTTTATCCTGAATCCTAATGCACAGTTCTCACTTGACAAAGTTAGCTAATAGTACTTTCTCCGTTGCATGAGCATTTTTGTACACTCTACGTATCTCTAGTTTatgaccacaagattcaaaagtcttatttgctttcttgaactccgtatcaagttaaaatcagacaaacaaattaaagcaGAGGGAGTAGTAATAAAGTACCCATAAAACAGTGAAAGAATGAGAAGAAATGAAAGGCAGATCACTTATAGACAGATAGAATGTTGTTCCAACTTTTcaaaaagtataaattataggaaccacatattataagtactaaataacatcctatcctttctagttttctatttgtcaaaaattccttaaaaatgatgtttgtgggatacatagcgttgtgcacgggatacattaggtttgatgcattccacatagcgggatacatagcgttgtgcacgtaATACATTatgtttgatacattccacatagcgggatacatagcgttgtgcacgggatacatagcgtttgatacattccNTTGATACATTCCatatagcgggatacatagcgctGTGCACGGAATACATTatgtttgatacattccacatagcgggatacatagcgttgtgcacgggatacatagcgtttgatacattccacataatgggatacatagcgttgtgcacggaatacataggtaaataagggatttttgaaatttttgaaataagtagggataaatggatactAAGGTAAGTAAaagagtgtagttaagtaatttttcctttcaaaaatgcATTGTTGGAGGGTCTGACAACGGGTGCAACAACATTTTtagagagtccgagcaacatagataaTCACAGTACCctcatttcatctttttttttttgcaggtATCTCCAACTCGTTCGGATTCGGAGGACATAATTCAGTGGTTGTTTTTGCACCCTACAAGCCTTGAACAAAAGTTTAAGACAAACTGTTTGGAAAAGTTcataattttctcaaattttattcaaaatgTAAGCTATGAAATATAGTTCAAAACTTAGAtagattgttttgttttttttacccACAGCAAATGTCAGATTGATGAATAAGGAATTATTTCATCTTGTGAAAAATTATGTCTTTTATCAATAAGCTTCTCAATCATAATATCATAGACGAATTAGTCGACAAGAAGaggttgctcggatggtaaacACTTTCTACTTCCAACCCTGAGGTTGCGAGTTAATCTGAGCATTCAACTTAAAATCTTCAGATACTTTTATATGTCTATGTGGCATATATATGTTATACTAATAAAAGTATtataacaatatttatattttgcgCGCCTAAATCATTCAACCATCTAGTTTACAAaatatgttcaaaatatatagatTATGTATGctttatacaaaatatacatttattataCATATCTATATACAACATAGACACTATATGGTGTATATTTCGATCATATTGACAAACTATATGGTGTATATTTCAATCATGTTGATAAACTAGTCAGTGAAACGGTATATATTATAGCTTTCAATAATATTCCAACCGGAATGATCATATATTATGGCTGTGGGCTTATATCTTATTTTTACCGGACTGACCCAAAAACGAATTGTGGGCTTGGGCTTTTGTGGTTTAACTCatatttatgttcttttaactcaaaatataaaatattttttatttgttatattatatttagccaccatatagaatttttttttagttctattaggtattaattttttttaaaaaaaaaataatctaaaactTAGTAAGACTTGTACCGACCGGGTTATGACATACACTTTAGCTCATCCATttcaattttaagtaatttttaaacGGATCAATaatctattaatttatttactcAGTATATTTTAATCCACCTAAATGCAACCTAACTCAATCATTTTGCAAACTTAAACTCAAACTTAAATTAGCAAAAAAGAAccagtatgttttttttttgtggccAGTGAATTAAACATTACATGGTTTATACGTCATCATCCTCTTTATAATTTGCACAAGTTGCTAGTAGCTAGCTAAGCTAGCAATTTATTTAAGCCAAAGCTTCAATTGTCATGCCTTTTcacatatttatataattatattcagTTGCTTCTCATCCAATATTCAGTATCCATATTGTGTCTCAGCTAATCTAGACTCACGTCATATAAAGAAAGCACTCACTATCAAAAAATTTCTTCAAGACTCGAACTTTAATTTATATCTCTAATTAACGATGGAAGGTTTCACTTAATCATGTTTcactttttcaatttatatgaaaaaattatacttttatcCTAGTAGAATATCAATCCACTTATCAATGTATTAGCCAAAGAAAAATTATCAATCCacttatcaaacaaaaaatatatgtgttatgattaggcaaatgacatatcAATTATACTTTTGTAGAAAAATCCAATTATATAAGGTCCTTTCAAGTTCTTCTACCACAAACTTTTCTTGAACAAGAGAACAAAACATTGGTTTAATGTTGGAATATACCTTGAGATTATTCTTAATCCTAATcattttttagtatttaatgttgattaaaataggaagaatattTACGTCAAATTCTTGCTAATAGAAAATTCTAATTGTCACTATTTTTGCCACTTCCTAATGTCCGGGAAAGTTTTCCCAATTTAGTTAAAGTAAAATTGCATCTTAATTCCTTGTGCTCCATGAATTAGTAGATATATGTTGTTAATCATCTAAgctaatattaattttaaccTTTGGAATGTTTGATCGGAAGAATATTAACGTTCTTACTTATTTTCAGATGCTTGGTAAATATAGACAATCGCTTATGGAATGACACTGGGTGTTGGCGTAGGATGGGAATAAGGTAGGGGTCAAAGTCGAGTGGAATGGTGGGATGGATAGTAGACATTCAACTTGGAATATTAATTATAGAACTTATTTTCCCAAAATATTTACTGGGAAGTCAATTTTTAAGAAACGTATCTtcatagagaaaatatttttcgacgACATTTTGACAATTCAAACAAGGAAAGGTTAGAAAATAGTTTCCTCTATACCTACCACACcattaatataaattagaatGATCTCATCAAGGACTATATGGGTCAAAAGGATAAATAGgtttaaaatgtattttagtattttatttattaatctcCTTTTAAGGAAGCTTCATTGAAGATCACAAGAAAGAAAAGCACAAGATCCAACTTCCAAATGATATTGTGGAATGCTTTAATTGTTGCCATATTGACCTAATTTGAGCACTAATCTTGACTCTACATGGGGAGTTTTTGTCCACTAATCATAGGATTCTAACATGGTTTTTTGACTATGATCCTTTGTTTCTTCTATCTTGTATACCATCTTTATACATTTTCTTCCTCTCTAGTTTACAAGATTAGAACATTAAtcaaatttctttcaaaacaacaactaaaatcttgaaaataatttGGGAGATATACCCTTGAACTAAGAAGATGAGAATCGTTTTAACTAGTCAGATCAATACAAATTCTGAACATCAGAAGAATTTTAGTAAGATTTGTTCATCTAAACACTATAGAATCTCTAGACATCTCTCATACTTTTGTGGAATCTTTGGGGATAGGTAGGGTAGGCCTAATTAATCCCCTCCCCTCCATCTTCCCTACAAGTCTAGGTTAAGTCGATGATGTTGAACCTGAtgacaaaataagaaaaactaaaattatattttgaagatTATCGATTgtcacataaatttattttcgaGCCGAGAATCTCATTATTGATCAAGGAAGATCCAATTTATTGAAAATTGAGAAATCGATTGAATCGAATCCAATCTTCAATAAATACTAACAATATATTGGTGGCTAAGAAAATTGACTATCATAGGATATActacaaaaatcaatttaacataCGTTGTATATTGTAATAAATAAAGTAACATAGTTGGAGGGCCCATAAGGAACATGTCACAAATCAAATTCTTAGTCAGATTATAGGAATAAGTCCCTTTCAatcttccatatatatatataatctataCTAGACACGGGAGCCCGTgcaagcacgggcccaatatgtatcattttttgtttcaatttatgtgataaagacaaaattaaaaagttaatcaaactttaacattaatttaaaatagtttaaatttttaattattattaactatggtaaaaatatttttttatgtcttttaacattctaaattactaa
This genomic stretch from Solanum stenotomum isolate F172 chromosome 10, ASM1918654v1, whole genome shotgun sequence harbors:
- the LOC125842580 gene encoding 3-oxoacyl-[acyl-carrier-protein] synthase I, chloroplastic-like encodes the protein MSSITYSNLILKKRESRINGGSHLQYNGLRAIETVKLTANSASCKPKAVKCGRIRAMASPAVSAPKRETDPKKRVVITGMGLVSVFGSDIDNFYNKLLEGQSGISLIDSFDASNYSVRFAGQIRDFSSEGYIDGKNDRRLDNCWRYCLVAGKRALDDANLGQQVLETMDKTRIGVLVGSGMGGVKVFSDGVEALLQRGYKKMSPFFIPYSITNMGSALLAIETGLMGPNYSISTACATANHSFCAAANHIRRGDADIMVAGGTEAGVTATSVGGFIACRALSQRNDDYEKASRPWDTNRDGFVIGEGSGILVMESLEHALKRGANIIAEYLGGAVTCDAHHMTDPRPDGLGVSSCITKGLLDARISPEEVNYINAHATSTLAGDLAEVNAIKKVFKDTSEIKMNGTKSMIGHGLGAAGGIEAIATIKAIKTGWLHPTINQYELEPQVTIDTVPNVKKQHEVNVGISNSFGFGGHNSVVVFAPYKP